In Castanea sativa cultivar Marrone di Chiusa Pesio chromosome 6, ASM4071231v1, a single window of DNA contains:
- the LOC142640132 gene encoding secreted RxLR effector protein 161-like produces the protein MAANTKLTNDPSGEYVDVTLYRSMFGCLLYLTTSQLDISFSVGIYSRFQSNPKVSHLNVVKRIIKYVGGTCDYRLFYNKESNLSLVGFFDSDWASNADDRKSTTGGCFYVGAKLVAWMSKKQNFVSLSTTEVEYIAAGSCCSQLLWMKKLLSDYEISQDIMVVYCDNSSTIDISKNLIQHSKTKHIEIRNHFIRDLVERKIVALEYIPTERQNADIFIKPLDRSKFEKLRQVIGVILCP, from the coding sequence ATGGCTGCAAATACAAAATTAACCAATGATCCATCAGGTGAGTATGTTGATGTTACATTATATAGAAGCATGTTTGGGTGTCTTTTGTATTTAACTACTAGTCAGCTTGATATTTCTTTTAGTGTTGGTATTTATTCTAGATTTCAGTCTAATCCCAAAGTTTCCCATTTGAATGTTGTTAAACGTATTATCAAATATGTTGGTGGAACTTGTGATTATAGATTGTTTTATAACAAAGAGTCTAATCTCTCTCTTGTTGGATTCTTTGATTCTGATTGGGCTAGTAATGCCGATGATAGAAAAAGCACTACTGGTGGGTGTTTTTATGTAGGAGCCAAACTTGTGGCTTGGATGAGTAAGAAGCAAAACTTTGTCTCTCTGTCCACTACAGAGGTAGAATATATTGCTGCTGGAAGTTGTTGTTCACAActtctttggatgaaaaagCTTTTGAGTGATTATGAGATATCACAAGACATCATGgttgtttattgtgataattctaGTACTATCGATATCTCTAAGAATCTTATTCAACACTCTAAGactaaacacatagagattAGAAACCACTTTATTAGGGATTTGGTTGAAAGAAAGATTGTTGCTCTTGAGTATATCCCCACTGAACGTCAGAATGCTGATATTTTCATCAAACCTCTTGATAGAAGTAAGTTTGAGAAACTTCGTCAAGTAATTGGTGTGATTCTGTGTCCCTAG